TTATCTCAGGCATATATAGCACATTTTTCCCCTTGTATACTGATAAATgagatttttaagaaaaagatTTGTCTTACTATAGCTTTTTTTGTTTATCTAGGTCCCCGGGTGCTGGACTGGAATGTCTTTTCAAATTTGTGGAAAGTTCTGTCCGTCAGAGTGAAGATGGTGAAACGTGGGGTCCTCCAGTATTAATCATAGATGATCTGAGCGTACTCCTTAGTTTAGGTGTCAGTGCTGGAGCAATACTAGACTTTAGCCTCTACTGCCAAGCCACCATCTGTTCTGAGTTACAGGTGAGTCTGAATGTGGAATACGCTTCATCAATGCCTGTATGAAAAACAAGAACAGGTCCTGTGCACTCTTATAGCTTGGAAACAACAAAACAATTTCATTTATGGATGCacagataaaaaaaatctgtgcaGATTCCGATATTTGACATTTACAGATACAGAGAGATACCAatagtttagatttttttaattcttaTGAAAAGTATTATGTTATGAAATCCTAGAATTGCAGAGCATACAAACTGCAGTACTGTTGTCATTGTAACCCAATTCAAAATAAGCAGCCACTTTTGATTGGTAGGATATTATCTGCCCCCGATGTCCGACAGTGGgaaaatatagttatgtatattatattgcattactGCCAAATATCCTTCTAAAAGTGCCACATTGCAAATATCTTCTTAATAATACAATGTTTTACAACCTTAGTCAGGCATGATTAAGATATATTAACTGTAACTGTGAATGTCCAGGGAAATATGGTCATTCTGGTGAGATGTGAGGAGGAGGAATtagatgatgatgaagattcaAACCTGCTCCAGAGAGGACTAATTCATCAGTGCGGCTTGGCACTACATGTAGAGGGACTGCCCACAGGATATTGCAGGGACATACATGGACAGGTGTGCTATCATGTTAAAGTCACTCGAACTAATAAATAAATCTATATTAATCGGAGATTGTTTTTCCAGTTGGAGGTGTGGTGGAGATGGAGGGAAGATGCCATGTACAACCAAAGAAaaatctttcattttaaagtccATGAAAAAGGAGCATCATTTTTTGCTCGAGGGTCTTCTAGTGCTATACTCTAAAAAACCTTATTTCTATTCTCTTACTGTAACAATatcattattttgtttgttttatataaataaatacatttgttaaaCATCACCAGTTGTTTTTTATTACTGGCTGAGTTCATTTTAATTGCTTGTATCAGGAGTTGGTATATATGCCAGCTTTTATCACAACTATTTTATGTTAGCATGACTGTTAATATATGGTTTATGattgaaatatgttttgaaCACACTGTACAATACCAGCTAAACATTATTTTGGATAAATCAGGCTTTTGGAgtctaaaataataaaaaaaaaacaaaaaaacatttacagtggATTAGCAGAGCAAAATGTCTGGGTTCAAACTGAATTGTTACATTTGTTTGCTTGACTTTGTTTACCAAGCCATTCTGCATCCCAATTTgaattttactttactttactgtCCACGTAGTGGACTATTATTAGTACTAAATAGCAGTCACAATTAGATTTATTATGTACCATCTTTGTAAATGCACTCAAATGTCCATAATTTCCCATAATAAAAACAGTATGGGTTGGGTTTGTGATAGGCGTGTCCTTTTTGGAGTTTTCCGCCCCCGTTTCAAGATCTACGGGCTGCCTTGAAGTGCCTTCTCGTGTATGTTCTGTATTTCCAGTGAGTAAAGTGCAAACAGTTACGTAACATGCAAATTAGTCATGCATTTACCGTTTTAAATAGCGCTCTTTACATAGACTGTGGAAAATAGTTTGGCTGTACGGTTGTTCTTGATATCTAATTGTCGATAGCACAATCTAAAAGGCAAATTACTGTTGTAAAATGATGCGTGTTTAATGGGACCGCCGCACAGAGCCTCGGTATGTTTGATTCTATGGGCCGCTGCGCATATTGAACGGCGTATGACATCACAATttcgcgagagcgattcaaaatAGTGCTtctgaatcgctctcgcggcacAGTGATGCAGTACGCagatcagtctgcgcagcgtCTCATGAAGTCGAACGTCCGTTGTTATTAGGCCTGCTGCACGCGAGAACAACAAACAGCAAAAACTGCAACACGGTTTTCTCCTAATCATAACAAGACGTGTTACTCGCCATGGGGAGTTTATATCTTTCAGGAGGTCGGTGTGTTCTTCGGCAGATGTTCTCCTGTCTACCCAGCAGCATGCTGCATCGGCGATACAGTCTCGACATTTCAGCGCGGCTCCTCCGGACTGAAGGCTTCATAGACGGGCGCTGGGTGTCAGCTGCGTCCACATTCCCCGTGTTAGATCCAGCCACAGGAGAAGAGATCGTCAGGGTGTCAGACTGCGGTACCAAAGAAGCCCAAAATGCTGTCAGTGCTGCATACAAAGCGTTTCACACGTGGAAGGATCACACAGCTAAAGTGAGTTTATTATGCAGAATATCATGCAGGCGGATAGTATGCCTTGCAGATTATTGCAGATCAATAAATTACAATTGTAACCATAGGCAATAGTAACCCCAAAGGAACGCTCATcgttaatttatttgtgttttattggtTCCCATCCAACAGAAAACATCCCACCAATAGAACCAAAAACATTACCAGTACGACCACTTAGACCAATAACAATCTTATAACCATTAATTCCATTAGAATTACTGTGATGATTTCTGTTGTTATTCTGATGATGGGTAATTTAACCTGATACATATACATGGCAGGGCCGTTCACACATTATACATTGAGGGGGACATGCCCCCCCCCATAATAAGAaactttgttatttttaatatacatGCAAAGCCCTGGATATTTTGGTCCCCCCAATGTTCAAGATGTGGTTACTTGATACATGGTACTTAAATGGTTGTAATTGCACTGTAATAATTTTATGTAATATAAAATTCTATTATTTGGGatcttaaatgtatttatatgtatgGTTTTACAGGAAAGAAGCATTTTGTTGCGAAAATGGTTTGATCTGATCACTCAGCACAAGGAAGATCTTGCCAAGCTGATCACAGCAGAATGTGTACGTAATGTATATGATTTCATTCAAAATCTCATTAATCCAAACACATAGTTAAATGCAATCCAGGTTTGTTTAAATTTGTATGAGGACGAACAGATTCATGCAAGTATTCATTTGTGTCATGATGTGCATATAGGGAAAACCCATGAAGGAGTCTCTAGGAGAGATTGCGTACTCTGCTGCCTTTCTAGAGTGGTTTTCAGAAGAAGCAAGACGTGTTTATGGGGACGTTGTGCCATCATCAGCCAAGGACCGCAAGATCGTAATAGTCAAACAACCAGTGGGAGTGGCTTCTATCATTACACCTGTGAGAGCTGATGACATCATTAAGCTGCATGTTATCATTAAGCTGTGTTAGCTGCAGATTAATGGACTAAACTAAAACTGCCAACTTTTCTTTTATTACAGTGGAATTTCCCCAGTGCCATGATAACCAGAAAAGTGGGTGCGGCACTGGCAGTGGGATGCACTGTTGTAATCAAGCCGGCTGAGGACACGCCTCTCTCTGCATTGGCCCTCGCTGAGgtctgtctgttttaaagacCATCTATTAAAC
Above is a window of Paramisgurnus dabryanus chromosome 13, PD_genome_1.1, whole genome shotgun sequence DNA encoding:
- the elp6 gene encoding elongator complex protein 6, whose amino-acid sequence is MFPELNSILNTSPNNFRSGDFILLSDRQADASFLIHHYLSFYLRAGCKVCFLGLVQSFSHYSAVSQRLGVNLTQAREKGQLVFLEGLKDSIGVVLQEDTSQKIQPLNYLRSPGAGLECLFKFVESSVRQSEDGETWGPPVLIIDDLSVLLSLGVSAGAILDFSLYCQATICSELQGNMVILVRCEEEELDDDEDSNLLQRGLIHQCGLALHVEGLPTGYCRDIHGQLEVWWRWREDAMYNQRKIFHFKVHEKGASFFARGSSSAIL